Within Labrus bergylta chromosome 18, fLabBer1.1, whole genome shotgun sequence, the genomic segment GATGTGACCAAGCTTTTCATATCTCGTCTTGCAGTTTCAGCTTTGGCCGCTGTGGCAGGAGGAGGTAAGACCTTAGTTGAACTCCTTTGTTTACTATCTTAACCTTTTTATATGCTAAACGATACATGATCTACGACGGGAGTATTAACATCTTAAATACATTAAGTGTTCTATGATGATGATCCAAAAAtatgtagtttcatatctgcagaaGTAAAGCCCAAACACAACTAAtcggatgttttttttattattattattattattacagaaACACGAAGTAGCctataacaagatgctccacgtttgtcattttccaacattttctttaattcttGTAACTTTCACGACATGAATCTCGTAATTtaacgactttaatctcgacattttttttttttttttctttaacgtggccctaatcctccgtcgtaatGATCACTTTTAAAGCTCCCTAACAACTGATGACATTGTGAACAAAGTTCCCCCCCCCTGCTTGGTTCTTGTCCCTGTGCAGTAGTCGCTGTGGTCGCAGCTCCTGTAGCTCTCGGAGCCGCAGGTTTCACCTCTGCAGGGATCGTTGCAGGCTCAATCGGAGCTAAAATGATGTCGGCTGCTGCGATCGCTAACGGAGGAGGGGTGGCAGCAGGAAGTG encodes:
- the LOC110005704 gene encoding interferon alpha-inducible protein 27-like protein 2A, translated to MDPFSALAAVAGGVVAVVAAPVALGAAGFTSAGIVAGSIGAKMMSAAAIANGGGVAAGSVVAGLQSAGAAGLSGAASAAAATVGGAVASVARAIF